From the Lepus europaeus isolate LE1 chromosome 12, mLepTim1.pri, whole genome shotgun sequence genome, one window contains:
- the PRRC2B gene encoding protein PRRC2B isoform X2, which yields MSDRLGQITKGKDGKSKYSTLSLFDKYKGKSVDAVRSSVIPRHGLQSLGKVATARRMPPPANLPSLKSENKGNDPNIVIVPKDGTGWANKQDQQDPKSSSATASQPPESQPPPGLQKSVSSLQKPTQSISPENTNSVPGGPKSWAQLNGKPAGPEGGLRGSSRLLSFSPEEFPTLKAAGGQDKAGREKGVLDLSYGPGPSLRPQNVTSWREGGGRNIISATSLGASPTELGSRNSSAGDGAPSSACTSDSKDPSLRPAQPVRKGASQFMGNVYHPPTYHDMLPAFMCSPQSSENQGTVERGSFPLPQLRLEPRVPFRQFQMNDQDGKENRLGMTRPIRPLRQLVERAPRPTIINAENLKGLDDLDTDADDGWAGLHEEVDYSEKLKFSDDEEEEEVAKDGRPKWNSWDPRRQRQLSVSSADSADARRTQEEGKDWGEAALASRVVRKLPEPQPPSRKLHGWATGPDYQKSSMGSMFRQQSAEDKEDKPPPRQKFIQSEMSEAVERARKRREEEERRAREERLAACAAKLKQLDQKCKQAQKQVEKEVPRSPGAEKASPQENGPAGRKGSPEFPVQEAPPTFSEEAPTASPAVAQSSSSSSSSSSEEEAREAGSPAPEFSKYQKTLPPRFQRQQQQTQQEQLYKMQHWQPVYPAPAHPQRTFYPHHPHMLGFDPRWMMVPSYMDPRITPTRTPVDFYPSALHPSGLMKPMMPQDSLSGTGCRSEEQNCVPSLQERKVTTMDPAPVWGPEGYMALQSKGYSLPHPKPSDTLAVDMHVRNESSYSASPGRPGGVSAPRTLFEERAEEYLSAFDKKAQADFDSCVSSQRIGQELVFPPQDNVQEAGAPAGHTQNLRRSPLEPDFTPAEKKPEYGSWDVGHQPKAADTASAAEQEAPQEESSCNVSSWEKEGSPGKQPSSEPEWAPEPRSASSQQQEQPGRTRRSGPIKKPVLKALKVEEKEKEKELQKLKQGPGEASARLAKAKEPLPQGEKEEEEENDPSLANASPSTVEAKSSPRPGLGHEASKLEDDEKPDKAWEARPSREPSDVPPTKRNNWIFIDEEQAFGGRGQARSRGRGFREFTFRGRPTGGSGGSVCGGGVLGARGIYSSSQRGGRGRGLRDFTQPEECPRAKPRRRIASETHSEGSEYEELPKRRRQRGSEAGNEGLLPEREESALKRDSWRSNKTYCEDQGALDAKSRGPRAFGRALPPRLSNCGYGRRTFLSKEPAHWQSRSAGCSWQEYGSDAGGTRRASDRDYVSDSYKHADVFGSRALEDGRLDDKRSSFFQDDHAADCENAEIRPFRRRRPPRQDKPPRFRRLRQERESLGLWGPEEEPHLLPGQWPGRSKLCPGEQSGAGGRRSPELSYQNSSDHGNEEWETASESSDFSERRERREGHGAGPAPLGDGGLCGASLGEKKEMAKRSFSSQRPQGDRQSRKLEPGGFGEKPARPSGGEASPRYESQQSGTPVKAKRSPDEALPGGLSGCNSGSGHSPYALERATHANSASPEATTKKAEKEATLAVQRASEQGEARKQFDLSYGTAIMENCGSSPGEESEVGSVVGEGFIEVLTKKQRRLLEEERRKKEQAVQVPVKGRGLSSRIPPRFAKKQNNLCLEQGDVTMPGSSLGTEIWESSSQALPVQAAASDSWRKAVTAFSSSEPGAAEQGFKSSQGDSGVDLSAESRESSATSSQRSSPYGTLKPEEMNGPGLAEPKADSHKEQAQKQSEQKDSEQGSGQSKEHRPGPIGNERSLKNRKGSEGAERLQGAVVPPVNGVEIHVDSVLPVPPIEFGVNPKDSDFSLPPGSASGPAGNPVVKLQDALASNAGLTQSIPILRREQHLPRAIGLSPMSFPSADLTLKMESARKAWENSPSLPEQSSPGGAGSGIQPPSSVGASSGVSYSSFGGVSMPPMPVASVAPSASIPGSHLPPLYLDGHVFASQPRLVPQTMPQQQSYQQAAAAQQIPISLHTSLQAQAQLGLRGGLPVSQSQEIFSSLQPFRSQVYMHPSLSPPSTMILSGGTALKPPYSAFPGMQPLEMVKPQSGSPYQPMSGNQALVYEGQLGQAAGLGASQMLDSQLPQLTMPLPRYGSGQQPLILPQSIQLPPGQSLSVGAPRRIPPPGSQPPVLNTSRESSQMELKGFHFADSKQNVPTGSSVPSPQAYRPSSASPSGKPCGSAVNMGSVQGHYVQQAKRVDEKPSLGAVTLQEAPSAAAHVKRTGAIKPRAVKVEESKA from the exons ATGTGACAAGCTGGAGGGAGGGCGGTGGGCGAAACATAATTTCTGCCACGTCTCTGGGCGCCTCCCCAACtgagctgggcagcaggaactcGAGTGCGGGAGACGGAGCCCCCTCCTCGGCATGTACCAGCGATTCTAAGGACCCCTCTCTCCGCCCGGCTCAGCCTGTCCGCAAAGGGGCTTcacagttcatgggaaatgtatacCACCCACCTACATACCATGACATGCTTCCTGCTTTT ATGTGTTCGCCACAGTCATCCGAGAACCAGGGTACAGTGGAACGAGGCTCTTTCCCCCTTCCTCAGCTCCGCCTGGAACCCCGTGTTCCTTTTAGACAGTTCCAGATGAATGACCAAGATGG aaaagaaaacagactgGGGATGACTCGCCCGATCCGTCCCCTTAGGCAGCTGGTAGAGCGGGCGCCTCGGCCCACCATCATCAACGCTGAGAACCTGAAGGGCCTTGATGACTTGGACACTGACGCTGACGACGGCTGGGCAG GCCTTCATGAAGAAGTGGACTACTCTGAGAAACTGAAGTTCAGCGatgatgaagaggaggaggaggttgcGAAGGATGGCAGGCCAAAATG gaacagctgggaccctaGGAGACAGCGGCAGTTGTCAGTGAGCTCTGCGGACAGTGCTGATGCCAGGCGCACCCAAGAAGAAGGGAAGGACTGGGGCGAAGCAGCGCTCGCGTCCCGAGTCGTCCGAAAGCTGCCAGAACCACAGCCACCTTCCAGAAAGCTCCACGGCTGGGCCACAGGCCCCGACTACCAG AAGTCCTCAATGGGCAGTATGTTCCGGCAACAGTCTGCTGAGGACAAAGAGGACAAGCCACCCCCACGGCAGAAGTTCATCCAGTCAGAGATGTCTGAGGCTGTGGAACGAGCCCGAAAGCGCCGGGAGGAAGAGGAGCGCCGTGCCCGGGAAGAGCGGCTGGCTGCCTGCGCGGCCAAACTCAaacagctggaccagaagtgtaaGCAGGCCCAGAAGCAGGTGGAGAAGGAAGTCCCCCGATCTCCAGGCGCTGAGAAGGCGTCCCCACAGGAGAACGGCCCTGCCGGCCGCAAAG GCTCCCCAGAATTCCCTGTGCAGGAAGCGCCCCCCACATTCTCAGAGGAGGCACCCACAGCCTCCCCAGCGGTGgctcagagcagcagcagcagcagcagcagcagcagcgaagaggaggccagggaggctgggTCCCCTGCACCGGAGTTCAGCAAGTACCAGAAGACCCTTCCTCCCCGGTTccagcgccagcagcagcagacaCAGCAG GAGCAGCTGTACAAGATGCAGCACTGGCAGCCTGTGTATCCCGCGCCTGCCCACCCGCAGCGCACCTTCTACCCGCACCACCCCCACATGCTGGGCTTTGATCCCAGGTGGATGATGGTGCCTTCCTACATGGACCCACGGATCACACCCACTCGGACCCCTGTGGACTTCTACCCCTCAGCCTTACATCCTTCAG GACTGATGAAACCTATGATGCCACAAGATTCTCTGAGTGGGACTGGCTGTCGCTCCGAGGAGCAGAACTGTGTGCCCTCGCTCCAGGAAAGAAAAGTGACCACCATGGACCCAGCCCCTGTGTGGGGCCCAGAGGGCTACATGGCCTTGCAGAGCAAGGGCTACTCACTTCCCCACCCAAAGCCGAGTGACACTTTGGCTGTGGACATGCACGTCAG GAATGAAAGCTCTTACTCTGCCTCACCCGGAAGGCCAGGGGGCGTAAGTGCCCCCCGCACTCTCTTTGAGGAGAGAGCGGAGGAATACTTGAGTGCTTTTGACAAGAAGGCCCAAGCAGACTTTGACAGCTGTGTCTCCTCTCAAAGAATAGGCCAGGAGCTTGTGTTTCCACCCCAAGACAATGTTCAGGAAGCAGGTGCTCCTGCGGGCCACACCCAAAACCTCAGGCGCTCCCCACTGGAGCCCGACTTTACCCCTGCTGAGAAAAAGCCCGAGTATGGCAGTTGGGACGTTGGTCACCAGCCAAAGGCCGCTGACACAGCCAGTGCTGCTGAGCAGGAGGCCCCCCAGGAGGAGTCGTCCTGCAACGTCTCCTcctgggagaaggaagggagccCCGGCAAGCAGCCATCCTCAGAGCCCGAGTGGGCCCCCGAGCCTCGGagcgccagcagccagcagcaggagcagccaggccggACCCGGAGGTCGGGCCCCATCAAGAAACCTGTCCTGAAAGCCCTCAAagtggaggagaaggagaaggagaaggagctgCAGAAGCTCAAGCAGGGCCCGGGGGAGGCCAGCGCCCGACTGGCCAAGGCCAAGGAGCCGCTTCCccagggggagaaggaggaggaggaggagaacgaCCCCTCCCTGGCCAACGCCTCCCCCTCCACTGTGGAGGCCAAGAGCTCTCCCCGTCCTGGTCTTGGCCACGAGGCCAGTAAATTGGAAGATGATGAGAAGCCCGACAAGGCGTGGGAGGCCAGACCCTCGCGTGAGCCCAGCGATGTCCCCCCAACAAAGCGGAACAACTGGATCTTCATTGACGAGGAGCAAGCCtttgggggcagagggcaggcccGGAGCCGGGGCCGTGGATTCAGAGAGTTCACTTTCCGTGGTCGGCCCACTGGCGGAAGTGGAGGCAGTGTTTGTGGCGGGGGGGTCCTGGGGGCGCGCGGCATCTACAGCAGCAGCCAGCGAGGCGGCCGGGGCCGCGGCCTGCGGGACTTCACTCAGCCAGAAGAGTGCCCCCGAGCCAAACCCCGGCGAAGGATCGCCAGCGAGACGCACAGCGAGGGCTCCGAGTACGAAGAGCTGCCCAAGCGGCGTCGGCAGAGAGGCTCCGAGGCCGGGAACGAGGGCCTGCTGCCAGAGCGGGAGGAGAGCGCCTTGAAGAGAGACTCCTGGCGCTCCAACAAGACCTACTGCGAGGACCAGGGAGCGCTAGATGCTAAGAGCCGGGGCCCTCGGGCCTTCGGGCGCGCCCTCCCACCCCGGCTCAGCAATTGTGGCTACGGGCGGAGGACCTTCCTCTCCAAAGAGCCTGCCCACTGGCAGAGCCGAAGCGCGGGCTGCTCCTGGCAGGAGTACGGCTCCGACGCAGGTGGCACCCGGCGTGCCTCCGACAGAGACTACGTCTCCGACTCCTACAAACACGCCGACGTGTTTGGTAGCAGGGCCTTGGAGGACGGCCGCTTGGACGACAAGAGGTCGTCCTTCTTCCAAGACGACCACGCAGCTGACTGCGAAAACGCCGAGATCCGGCCTTTCCGGAGGAGGCGCCCTCCACGCCAGGACAAGCCGCCTCGCTTCCGGCGCCTCCGGCAGGAGCgggagtccttgggcctgtgGGGCCCAGAAGAGGAGCCCCATCTGCTGCCGGGGCAGTGGCCGGGCAGATCCAAGCTCTGTCCTGGGGAACAGAGTGGTGCCGGGGGCCGCAGGTCCCCCGAGCTCTCCTACCAGAACTCCTCTGATCACGGCAACGAGGAGTGGGAGACGGCCTCTGAGAGCAGCGACTTCAGCGAGCGCCGTGAGCGCCGCGAAGGCCACGGGGCTGGACCTGCGCCCCTAGGGGATGGAGGCCTGTGTGGGGCCAGCTTGGGGGAGAAGAAGGAGATGGCCAAGCGCAGCTTCTCCAGCCAGAGGCCCCAGGGGGACAGACAGAGCCGTAAACTGGAGCCGGGAGGGTTTGGGGAGAAGCCTGCTAGGCCAAGTGGTGGTGAAGCGTCCCCCCGCTACGAGAGCCAGCAGAGTGGGACACCTGTGAAAGCTAAAAG gtccCCAGATGAGGCCTTGCCAGGAGGCCTtagtggctgcaacagtgggagcGGCCACTCGCCCTACGCCCTGGAACGGGCCACCCATGCCAACTCTGCTAGTCCTGAAGCCACCACTAAGAAGGCGGAGAAGGAGGCTACACTGGCTGTCCAGAGGGCCAGTGAGCAGGGGGAGGCCCGGAAGCAGTTTGACCTGAGCTATGGAA CTGCCATCATGGAAAATTGTGGGTCCAGCCCTGGGGAGGAAAGTGAGGTCGGCTCTGTGGTGGGTGAAGGCTTCATTGAAGTCCTGACCAAGAAACAGCGCCGCCTgctggaggaagagaggaggaagaaggagcaaGCCGTGCAG GTGCCTGTCAAAGGTCGAGGCCTTTCCTCCCGCATTCCTCCTCGATTTGctaaaaagcaaaacaacttGTGCCTCGAGCAAGGTGATGTGACCATGCCTGGCAGCAGCCTGGGCACCGagatctgggagagcagcagccaag CGCTCCCCGTGCAGGCTGCAGCCAGTGACTCCTGGAGGAAGGCCGTCACCGCGTTCAGCAGCAGCGAGCCTGGCGCTGCCGAG CAGGGTTTTAAGAGCAGCCAGGGAGATAGTGGCGTTGACTTGAGTGCCGAGTCTCGGGAGTCATCTGCGACCTCCTCACAGCGCAGCTCCCCGTATGGGACTCTGAAACCAGAGGAGATGAACGGGCCCGGCCTGGCGGAACCCAAGGCCGACAGCCACAAGGAGCAGGCTCAGAAGCAGTCTGAGCAAAAG GATTCAGAACAAGGCTCAGGACAGAGCAAGGAGCACAGACCAGGACCCATCGGCAATGAGCGTTCTCTGAAAAACAGAAAGGGCTCGGAGGGGGCCGAGCGGCTGCAAGGGGCCGTCGTCCCGCCTGTTAATGGGGTAGAGATTCACGTGGACTCCGTGCTGCCTGTGCCGCCCATTGAATTTGGAGTCAATCCAAAA GACTCCGATTTCAGCCTGCCACCTGGTTCTGCCTCTGGTCCTGCAGGGAATCCAGTTGTCAAGCTTCAGGATGCCTTGGCCAGTAAC GCAGGGCTCACACAGAGCATCCCCATCCTGCGGCGGGAGCAGCACCTCCCGAGGGCCATCGGCCTCTCCCCGATGTCCTTCCCCAGCGCCGACCTCACTCTGAAG ATGGAGTCTGCGCGCAAGGCCTGGGAGAACTCCCCCAGTTTGCCGGAGCAGAGCTCTCCAGGGGGTGCTGGCTCGGGCATCCAGCCTCCATCCTCTGTGGGTGCCTCCAGTGGGGTCAGCTACAGCTCCTTCGGTGGCGTGTCCATGCCACCCATGCCTGTGGCCTCTGTTGCGCCTTCTGCTTCTATACCAG GCAGCCACCTTCCGCCACTGTACCTGGATGGCCACGTGTTTGCAAGTCAGCCCCGGCTGGTTCCtcagacaatgccacagcagcagagttaccagcag GCTGCCGCTGCCCAGCAGATCCCCATCTCCCTCCACACGTCTCTGCAGGCCCAGGCTCAGCTCGGACTGAGGGGTGGGCTCCCCGTGTCCCAGTCCCAGGAGATCTTCAGCTCCTTACAGCCCTTCAG GTCTCAGGTGTATATGCACCCCAGCCTGTCACCACCCAGCACCATGATCCTGTCTGGGGGTACAGCCTTGAAGCCTCCGTACTCGGCGTTCCCCGGCATGCAGCCCTTGGAGATGGTGAAGCCGCAGTCCGGCTCGCCCTATCAGCCCATGAGTGGAAACCAAGCCCTGGTCTACGAGGGCCAGCTCGGCCAGGCTGCCGGCCTGGGCGCCTCACAGATGCTGGACTCACAGCTCCCGCAG CTGACCATGCCGCTACCACGGTATGGCTCCGGGCAGCAGCCGCTGATCCTGCCACAGTCCATCCAGCTGCCGCCCGGGCAGAGCCTCTCTGTTGGGGCTCCCCGGAGGATTCCTCCACCTGGGTCCCAGCCGCCGGTCCTGAACACCAGCAGAGAG TCCTCTCAGATGGAGCTGAAAGGTTTCCACTTTGCCGACAGTAAACAGAATGTTCCCACAGGAAGCTCCGTGCCGTCGCCGCAGGCCTACAG GCCTAGCTCTGCTAGCCCCAGTGGGAAGCCCTGTGGATCAGCAGTTAACATGGGCTCTGTGCAGGGACACTACGTTCAACAG GCAAAACGAGTGGATGAAAAGCCCAGCCTGGGAGCTGTGACGCTGCAGGAGGCGCCCTCGGCTGCCGCGCACGTGAAGCGAACCGGAGCCATCAAGCCTCGGGCTGTCAAGGTGGAGGAGAGCAAGGCCTGA